The following proteins are co-located in the Telopea speciosissima isolate NSW1024214 ecotype Mountain lineage chromosome 9, Tspe_v1, whole genome shotgun sequence genome:
- the LOC122639517 gene encoding (3S,6E)-nerolidol synthase 1-like — protein MEVKCTLNQLQDPLECLIMIDALQRLGIDYYFEHDIKTTLANKLICGSSQHHNLHDVALHFRLLRQSGYWVPTDVFSSFKDKKGHFKVEVREDIRGLMSLYEASHLGFKEEEEILDEAHDYARMHLNASLMNLQPNLARAVKDTLENPYHMSLARFQSKCCYLQNFHGTYGWMGLLQQLWKMDFNIVQSIHRHELLQIFKWWREVGLSEELKFARNQPLKWYMWPMMVLPDPKFSELRIEMTKIISLVYVIDDIFDVRGTLDELVLFTDAINKWEATAIERLPNYMKICFKVLDEITNEISDEVLKEHGWNPVHSLRKAWRSLFDAFLVETKWFASKQVPKAEDYLENGVVSSGVHVVLLHGFFLLGEGITRETIDRVEQSPGPALMSCPATILRLWDDLGSAKDEEQDGHDGSYLECYLKEHKQASSMESARKHVFDLISDSWKQLNRETLEWNTFSPSLMRVSLNSARMVSVMYGYDDNQRLPALEEYINSLLHESIPL, from the exons ATGGAAGTTAAGTGTACTCTGAACCAACTTCAAGATCCATTAGAGTGTTTGATCATGATTGATGCACTCCAACGCTTGGGCATCGATTATTACTTCGAACACGATATCAAAACAACCCTAGCCAACAAGCTAATTTGTGGAAGTAGCCAACATCATAATTTGCATGATGTTGCACTTCACTTCAGATTGTTAAGGCAATCTGGTTATTGGGTTCCTACAG ATGTGTTTAGTAGCTTCAAGGATAAGAAGGGACACTTCAAAGTAGAAGTAAGAGAAGACATTAGAGGATTGATGAGCTTATACGAAGCTTCACACCTCggattcaaggaagaagaagagattctcGATGAAGCACATGACTATGCTCGGATGCATCTTAATGCTTCCCTAATGAACCTCCAACCAAATTTAGCTAGAGCTGTAAAGGACACCCTGGAGAATCCCTATCATATGAGCTTGGCTAGATTCCAAAGCAAATGCTGCTATCTCCAAAATTTCCATGGCACGTATGGATGGATGGGTCTCTTACAGCAACTTTGGAAGATGGATTTTAATATTGTCCAATCCATACATCGACATGAACTCCTTCAGATTTTTAA GTGGTGGAGAGAAGTGGGTCTATCAGAGGAGCTGAAGTTTGCTAGAAACCAACCATTAAAATGGTACATGTGGCCCATGATGGTCCTTCCGGATCCAAAGTTCTCAGAGCTTAGAATTGAGATGACGAAAATCATCTCACTTGTCTACGTGATAGATGATATTTTCGATGTTCGAGGGACATTGGACGAACTTGTTCTCTTTACTGATGCAATCAACAA ATGGGAAGCCACTGCCATCGAGCGACTACCAAACTACATGAAAATCTGTTTCAAGGTTCTTGACGAAATCACCAATGAAATTTCTGATGAGGTCCTCAAAGAACATGGGTGGAACCCCGTACATTCACTTAGGAAGGCG TGGAGGAGCCTTTTTGATGCGTTTCTGGTGGAAACAAAATGGTTTGCTTCAAAGCAGGTGCCCAAAGCAGAGGATTACCTGGAGAATGGGGTGGTGAGCTCAGGAGTGCATGTGGTGTTACTTCATGGGTTCTTTCTCCTTGGCGAAGGTATAACTAGGGAGACTATAGATCGGGTAGAACAGAGTCCAGGCCCAGCTCTCATGTCTTGCCCGGCCACAATTCTTCGTTTATGGGATGACTTGGGAAGTGCAAAG GATGAGGAGCAAGATGGTCATGATGGATCATACTTAGAGTGCTACTTGAAGGAACATAAGCAGGCCTCTTCAATGGAGAGTGCACGAAAACatgtttttgatttgatttcagatTCATGGAAGCAACTCAACCGGGAAACCCTAGAATGGAACACTTTCTCACCCTCTCTTATGAGGGTCTCACTTAATTCTGCAAGGATGGTCAGTGTGATGTATGGTTATGATGATAATCAACGTCTTCCAGCTCTTGAAGAGTATATCAACTCATTGCTCCATGAGAGTATTCCTCTGTAA